In the Sphingobacterium sp. PCS056 genome, TCGTGACCCATCAAAAGTAACATCAACCTCTGTAGAAAAACAATTTTCTGGTTTACAATATACTTTTAGAGAACTCACTATTCCAACATATAGAAATTATTTTGTCACTTTAGCGCCAACTATTCATCGCTATACACAAATTATAGGTTGGGCAAATTCGGAAAATCAATTAAATCCTGGTGCAGCAGCAATAACTGATCGTTGGGAAAAATATTATCAAGGTTTAGCGCAATTCAGAGAATTAGAAAAAATTTATAATGCAGCTCCAGAATTGGAAAAAGCTGACAAAAAAATATTCTTTTTAGCGGCCAAAATATTCTTTTACGACCAAACACAACAACAAGTAGATTTACATGGTGATATTCCATGGTCAGAGGCAGGGAGATTAAGTACAAATGGTGGTGATTATACAGTTTCCTACCCTAAATATGATGCTGCAGAAGATATTTACAAAACAATGTTAGATGATCTAAAGGCAATCAGTGCTGATTTAAATTCATTAACGATTCCTACTGCTGTAGTAAATTCATTCAAAACGCAAGATTTGATTAATTCAGGTTCATTAGATTTGTGGAAGAAATATTGTAATTCACTTCGCTTAAGAATGTTAACTCGCGTCAACAAATCTTCCTCTTTTGCAAGCAGATCTAATCAAGAAATTGCAGAAATTATTAATAATCCAACAACAAATCCTATCGTATTGAAAAATGATGATAATATTCAAGTTGATATCTTTAATAACGCTTCTGATATTCATTCAAGAGATTTCTTAGATGCTTTAGAAAGCTGGAATAATAATATTGCAAGTAAAAAAATGATTGATCATATGGTTTCAAATGGAGATCCAAGATTACCATTTATGTTTGAACCTGGTGCTGGT is a window encoding:
- a CDS encoding SusD/RagB family nutrient-binding outer membrane lipoprotein, producing the protein MKINNFFVIAGLCTASLTTITSCKKESFDDVYRDPSKVTSTSVEKQFSGLQYTFRELTIPTYRNYFVTLAPTIHRYTQIIGWANSENQLNPGAAAITDRWEKYYQGLAQFRELEKIYNAAPELEKADKKIFFLAAKIFFYDQTQQQVDLHGDIPWSEAGRLSTNGGDYTVSYPKYDAAEDIYKTMLDDLKAISADLNSLTIPTAVVNSFKTQDLINSGSLDLWKKYCNSLRLRMLTRVNKSSSFASRSNQEIAEIINNPTTNPIVLKNDDNIQVDIFNNASDIHSRDFLDALESWNNNIASKKMIDHMVSNGDPRLPFMFEPGAGANGVFIGLDQSLPSANQTTLISGTPANPSTIAIYNRSTYSRNQNFPGILFTASEVQYLIAEFKNNSGNTAGAKENFETGIKESIDLQKRLRAISNNSLVAAAPAPSDLEIQNYITKIGWGTNNIQLIATQKWLHFNIIQSTQNWAEVRRLDYPTFTFRVESSDLQKTVPVKWFLPQSEQAYNLANYNTVKDKDNVNTKIFWDVN